One genomic window of Solanum dulcamara chromosome 12, daSolDulc1.2, whole genome shotgun sequence includes the following:
- the LOC129876645 gene encoding wax ester synthase/diacylglycerol acyltransferase 11-like isoform X1 translates to MESPMAEGLRSRSSGLKPIETKKKSGIEEYDMEIMEDEPLSPMARLFHDSRFDVHAVAFMASKTRISPQLVKDKLVHTLLKHPRFTSLMVVDEENLTDMKWVQTKIDLDQHVIIVEVDETQLAMESPDKFLEDYIYNLSKTSLDRSKPLWDLHIVNIKTRDAESVAVFRVHHSLGDGTSLISLLLACTRQTADDLKLPTIPTKKRRPTPSGYSAKEGLWRLLGTFWLFIVMLVNTAMDVFMFTITIIFLKDTKTPISALPDFESNKARRIVHRIISLDDLKFVKNAMNVTINDVALGLTQAGLSKYLNRRYAFGGKDKGATERNNNLPNGIRLRSCLCFNLRSSAGIEDLANMMENGSKGKRGWGNWFGYALLPFKIALRDDPLDYVKEAKLAVDRKKRSFEALFTLIMAELLIRFFGIKVATEVTFRGFSNSTICFTNLVGPQEEIGFCGNPITYFAPSAYGQPSALMINFQSYIDKMLIVVSVDENAIPDPQQLLDDFEDSLNLIKNAVIERGLVKNLK, encoded by the exons ATGGAGTCACCCATGGCTGAAGGATTAAGAAGCAGATCATCAGGTCTAAAACCaattgaaacaaaaaagaaaagtggAATCGAAGAGTACGATATGGAGATCATGGAAGACGAGCCATTGAGTCCAATGGCTCGTCTTTTTCACGATTCAAGGTTTGATGTCCATGCCGTTGCGTTTATGGCTTCCAAAACTCGGATCTCTCCACAGCTTGTGAAGGACAAGTTGGTGCATACTTTGCTTAAGCATCCTCGTTTCACTAGCTTGATG GTTGTGGATGAAGAAAATTTAACAGACATGAAATGGGTCCAAACAAAGATTGATTTGGACCAACATGTTATAATAGTTGAAGTGGATGAAACTCAGCTGGCCATGGAATCACCAGACAAGTTCTTGGAGGATTATATTTACAACCTTAGCAAAACAAGCCTCGACAGATCCAAGCCACTTTGGGACCTTCACATTGTCAATATCAAAACTCGTGATGCGGAGTCTGTGGCTGTGTTTAGGGTTCATCATTCTCTCGGCGATGGCACCTcccttatttctcttttactcGCGTGCACTCGCCAAACTGCTGATGATCTCAAGCTTCCTACCATTCCAACCAAGAAAAGAAGGCCTACTCCTTCAG GTTATTCAGCAAAGGAAGGGTTGTGGCGTTTGTTGGGAACATTTTGGCTTTTCATCGTAATGCTTGTGAATACTGCCATGGATGTTTTCATGTTCACCATCACGATCATCTTCCTCAAGGATACAAAAACACCAATCAGCGCCCTGCCTGATTTTGAATCTAATAAAGCTAGAAGAATCGTTCATCGGATTATCAGTCTGGATGATTTGAAGTTTGTgaaaaatgctatgaatgtt ACTATAAATGATGTTGCACTGGGATTAACACAAGCTGGTTTATCTAAATATCTTAATAGGAGATATg CTTTTGGTGGGAAAGACAAGGGAGCGACAGAGAGAAATAACAATCTTCCCAATGGCATTCGACTTCGATCCTGTCTTTGTTTTAACCTAAGATCATCTGCAGGAATTGAA GATCTAGCCAATATGATGGAGAACGGAAGCAAAGGGAAGCGAGGTTGGGGAAATTGGTTCGGTTACGCGTTGTTACCGTTCAAGATTGCACTGCGGGATGATCCTTTAGACTATGTAAAAGAAGCTAAACTGGCAGTTGATCGCAAGAAGAGATCCTTTGAAGCTCTGTTCACTTTGATCATGGCTGAGTTACTAATCAGGTTTTTTGGGATCAAg GTAGCCACAGAGGTGACTTTTAGAGGATTCTCAAATTCAACAATATGCTTCACCAATTTAGTTGGACCACAAGAAGAAATTGGGTTCTGTGGCAACCCCATTACTTATTTTGCTCCAAGTGCTTATGGGCAGCCAAGT GCATTGATGATCAATTTCCAAAGCTATATCGATAAGATGCTCATCGTTGTATCTGTTGATGAAAATGCTATTCCTGATCCACAACAATTGcttgatgattttgaagatTCTCTTAATCTCATAAAGAATGCTGTCATAGAAAGAGGACTTGTTAAGAATCTGAAATGA
- the LOC129876645 gene encoding wax ester synthase/diacylglycerol acyltransferase 11-like isoform X2, which translates to MKWVQTKIDLDQHVIIVEVDETQLAMESPDKFLEDYIYNLSKTSLDRSKPLWDLHIVNIKTRDAESVAVFRVHHSLGDGTSLISLLLACTRQTADDLKLPTIPTKKRRPTPSGYSAKEGLWRLLGTFWLFIVMLVNTAMDVFMFTITIIFLKDTKTPISALPDFESNKARRIVHRIISLDDLKFVKNAMNVTINDVALGLTQAGLSKYLNRRYAFGGKDKGATERNNNLPNGIRLRSCLCFNLRSSAGIEDLANMMENGSKGKRGWGNWFGYALLPFKIALRDDPLDYVKEAKLAVDRKKRSFEALFTLIMAELLIRFFGIKVATEVTFRGFSNSTICFTNLVGPQEEIGFCGNPITYFAPSAYGQPSALMINFQSYIDKMLIVVSVDENAIPDPQQLLDDFEDSLNLIKNAVIERGLVKNLK; encoded by the exons ATGAAATGGGTCCAAACAAAGATTGATTTGGACCAACATGTTATAATAGTTGAAGTGGATGAAACTCAGCTGGCCATGGAATCACCAGACAAGTTCTTGGAGGATTATATTTACAACCTTAGCAAAACAAGCCTCGACAGATCCAAGCCACTTTGGGACCTTCACATTGTCAATATCAAAACTCGTGATGCGGAGTCTGTGGCTGTGTTTAGGGTTCATCATTCTCTCGGCGATGGCACCTcccttatttctcttttactcGCGTGCACTCGCCAAACTGCTGATGATCTCAAGCTTCCTACCATTCCAACCAAGAAAAGAAGGCCTACTCCTTCAG GTTATTCAGCAAAGGAAGGGTTGTGGCGTTTGTTGGGAACATTTTGGCTTTTCATCGTAATGCTTGTGAATACTGCCATGGATGTTTTCATGTTCACCATCACGATCATCTTCCTCAAGGATACAAAAACACCAATCAGCGCCCTGCCTGATTTTGAATCTAATAAAGCTAGAAGAATCGTTCATCGGATTATCAGTCTGGATGATTTGAAGTTTGTgaaaaatgctatgaatgtt ACTATAAATGATGTTGCACTGGGATTAACACAAGCTGGTTTATCTAAATATCTTAATAGGAGATATg CTTTTGGTGGGAAAGACAAGGGAGCGACAGAGAGAAATAACAATCTTCCCAATGGCATTCGACTTCGATCCTGTCTTTGTTTTAACCTAAGATCATCTGCAGGAATTGAA GATCTAGCCAATATGATGGAGAACGGAAGCAAAGGGAAGCGAGGTTGGGGAAATTGGTTCGGTTACGCGTTGTTACCGTTCAAGATTGCACTGCGGGATGATCCTTTAGACTATGTAAAAGAAGCTAAACTGGCAGTTGATCGCAAGAAGAGATCCTTTGAAGCTCTGTTCACTTTGATCATGGCTGAGTTACTAATCAGGTTTTTTGGGATCAAg GTAGCCACAGAGGTGACTTTTAGAGGATTCTCAAATTCAACAATATGCTTCACCAATTTAGTTGGACCACAAGAAGAAATTGGGTTCTGTGGCAACCCCATTACTTATTTTGCTCCAAGTGCTTATGGGCAGCCAAGT GCATTGATGATCAATTTCCAAAGCTATATCGATAAGATGCTCATCGTTGTATCTGTTGATGAAAATGCTATTCCTGATCCACAACAATTGcttgatgattttgaagatTCTCTTAATCTCATAAAGAATGCTGTCATAGAAAGAGGACTTGTTAAGAATCTGAAATGA